The Pygocentrus nattereri isolate fPygNat1 chromosome 17, fPygNat1.pri, whole genome shotgun sequence genome window below encodes:
- the rnf169 gene encoding E3 ubiquitin-protein ligase RNF169 has protein sequence MQKNWAGTVFKPSSEIPMKMAATGCAKSTSGLEQRNKPRLHIPVRSLTLEEARCPVCLEILLEPVTMPCGHSVCLHCFKRTVELSTLCCPLCRLRVSSWARKQSREKSLVNTELWEMVRQSYPERCKRRIEQIDGATVGEDIFRSPTQIFKAGEVRQEYEKQKIKVTVDEETEERKKRIHHCRKEESGLLHIQDPSIGVLSDSENEEPIGMRTRHVSAFVRKTRFSPAFSRSFQNSVVQRSRSCTDSEEGRGKVRALSHISVQEKAGVTHSFNAGILLSSENSRSFSAPVLPLDKRHHWRSILASPATSVVPHAKPERSISPESNDSISEELNHFKPIVCSPCTPPKRLPDGRLMEPTIVKSTPRNLTQSFQKTTTYEASPTILQKWKQIEVDRQCIKVTSKGTITSPVADDLTVKQSCGEEAKRGKSCSCVSVEKGLQSQKCTCGPNTDVHGKKKEKSLLSNKRRLIFDPCSREGDTKSTVNVVPALITLESSDTRKSHNACKTHCSPSEQGGNFKSIDKYAGVSHCNQGTEDHQDSRKSVRSCAPNRPTSRKGKKRSQKTKHLELTGKIKIARTESCDACKMQHGESDFYGRRMNQERKDRELALKLQRQYDKECQIIDRHKTSSDKYSLRSWVSVDGRTVHNPRISGRISRRVKHFNCKS, from the exons ATGCAAAAAAACTGGGCGGGGACTGTTTTCAAACCGAGCAGCGAGATACCAATGAAAATGGCGGCCACGGGGTGCGCCAAATCCACCAGTGGACTAGAGCAGAGGAACAAGCCGAGGCTTCACATACCTGTGCGGTCTCTCACTCTGGAGGAAGCCAGGTGTCCTGTCTGTCTGGAGATCCTGTTGGAGCCCGTCACCATGCCGTGCGGACACTCCGTCTGCCTTCACTGTTTCAAGCGGACAGTGGAGTTGAGCACTTTGTGCTGCCCTTTATGCCGGCTGCGAGTGTCCAGCTGGGCCCGTAAACAGTCCCGGGAGAAAAGCCTCGTCAACACCGAGCTATGGGAGATGGTCCGCCAGAGTTATCCAGAAAGATGCAAGCGGAGAATAGAGCAGATAGACGGAGCGACGGTTGGGGAAG ATATTTTCCGTTCACCAACACAGATATTTAAGGCTGGAGAAGTGCGGCAGGagtatgaaaaacaaaagattaaG GTGACCGTGGATGAAGAAACtgaggagaggaagaaaagaattCATCACTGTAGAAAGGAAGAATCTGGACTGCTGCACATCCAAGATCCT tctaTTGGAGTCCTGTCAGACTCTGAGAATGAAGAACCTATAGGCATGAGGACCAGACATGTATCAGCATTTGTGCGGAAAACAAGGTTCTCCCCAGCGTTCAGCAGAAG TTTTCAGAACAGTGTTGTCCAGAGGAGTCGAAGCTGTACTGACTCTGAGGAAGGCAGAGGAAAAGTCCGAGCACTATCACACATTTCTGTGCAAGAGAag GCCGGAGTTACTCATAGTTTCAATGCTGGAATCCTCCTGTCCTCCGAGAACAGTCGTTCCTTCTCAGCACCTGTTCTCCCTCTTGACAAGAGGCATCACTGGCGCTCCATATTAGCCTCTCCTGCTACCTCCGTAGTGCCTCACGCTAAACCAGAGAGATCAATCAGCCCTGAGAGCAATGATAGcatctctgaggagctgaaccaCTTCAAGCCCATCGTGTGCTCCCCATGTACCCCACCGAAGAGGCTCCCAGATGGGCGGCTAATGGAGCCCACTATTGTCAAGTCCACGCCAAGGAACCTGACCCAGAGCTTCCAAAAAACAACCACCTATGAAGCCAGCCCCACCATCCTGCAGAAGTGGAAACAGATTGAAGTAGATCGTCAGTGTATCAAGGTCACATCCAAAGGTACCATCACCAGCCCAGTGGCAGATGATCTAACAGTTAAACAGAGCTGTGGAGAAGAGGCGAAAAGAGGCAAGTCCTGCAGTTGTGTTTCAGTGGAGAAGGGCTTGCAAAGTCAGAAATGCACTTGCGGTCCAAATACAGATGTTCAtggaaagaagaaggaaaagtcTTTGTTGAGTAATAAACGGCGGTTGATTTTTGATCCGTGTAGCAGGGAGGGAGACACCAAATCAACAGTAAATGTAGTCCCGGCATTAATAACACTAGAGAGTTCTGATACTCGCAAGTCACACAATGCTTGTAAAACACATTGCTCACCTTCTGAACAGGGTGGAAACTTTAAATCGATTGACAAATATGCTGGAGTAAGTCACTGTAATCAGGGTACTGAGGACCACCAAGACTCACGGAAGTCAGTCAGGAGCTGTGCACCCAACAGACCTACCTCAAGAAAGGGCAAGAAGAGGAGTCAGAAGACCAAACATTTAGAACTGACTGGGAAGATAAAAATAGCCAGGACAGAAAGTTGTGATGCCTGCAAAATGCAACATGGGGAGAGTGATTTCTATGGTAGACGGATGAATCAAGAAAGAAAGGACAGAGAACTGGCACTAAAGCTACAAAGACAATATGACAAAGAATGCCAGATTATAGACAGGCATAAGACAAGTTCTGATAAATATTCTCTACGGTCCTGGGTGTCTGTAGATGGTAGAACGGTGCATAATCCACGCATATCAGGAAGAATTTCTAGAAGGGTCAAACACTTCAATTGTAAATCTTAA
- the lipt2 gene encoding putative lipoyltransferase 2, mitochondrial: protein MSLGKTPVRVVHLGRIAYRSALQIQQHYIKQHFDSSSQIPNTLLLCEHYPVYTVGIRRAQYPAEEEQRLKDLGADFFRANRGGLITFHGPGQLVCYPILNLGCFKKSVRWYVCELERTVIEMCGKFRIKASTSPDTGVWVGNNKICAIGIHCGRYVTSHGLALNCNTDLSWFENIVPCGIVGKGVTSLSQELGRDVMIEEATPVLLEAFSEQFSCTLTEAQSFSDHTQQTVH from the exons ATGTCACTTGGAAAGACCCCAGTCCGCGTTGTGCATTTGGGGAGAATTGCTTACCGAAGTGCCCTACAGATACAGCAGCATTATATCAAACAACATTTTGATTCTTCGAGCCAGATTCCAAACACTTTGCTACTCTGTGAGCACTATCCTGTTTACACTGTCGGAATTAGGCGAGCACAGTACCCAGCCGAAGAAGAGCAAAGACTGAAAGATCTGGGTGCAGACTTTTTCCGCGCAAACCGAGGTGGCCTGATTACTTTTCATGGGCCAGGGCAGCTGGTTTGTTATCCCATTCTCAACCTAGGCTGCTTTAAGAAGAGCGTAAGGTGGTACGTGTGCGAGTTGGAAAGGACAGTGATTGAGATGTGCGGCAAGTTCAGGATCAAAGCTTCTACCTCTCCCGACACTGGAGTCTGGGTTGGAAATAACAAGATATGTGCAATTG GCATCCATTGTGGGAGATATGTGACCTCTCATGGTTTGGCTTTGAACTGCAACACTGATTTGAGCTGGTTTGAAAACATTGTGCCCTGTGGCATTGTGGGAAAAGGAGTCACTTCGCTCAGTCAAGAGCTTGGACGTGATGTAATGATTGAAGAGGCAACTCCAGTGTTATTAGAGGCTTTCAGTGAACAGTTCAGTTGCACACTGACAGAAGCTCAGAGCTTTAGTGATCACACACAACAGACTGTACATTGA